From Epinephelus lanceolatus isolate andai-2023 chromosome 12, ASM4190304v1, whole genome shotgun sequence, the proteins below share one genomic window:
- the LOC117271694 gene encoding E3 ubiquitin/ISG15 ligase TRIM25-like, with the protein MAQKGVQLDRETFSCSICLDLLKDPVATPCGHSYCMNCIKTHWDEEDKKKVHSCPQCRQTFTPRPVLLKNTMLAVLVEELKKTGLQAAPADHCYAGPEDVACDVCTGRKLKALKSCLVCVVSYCEQNVQPHYDVAQLKKHKLVDPSNKLQENICSCDEVTKMLCLDHNTVAAAAQRTERQRELEVSRQNIQQRIQDREKDVKLLQQEVEAINRSANTAVEDSEEIFAELIRLMEKRCSDVK; encoded by the coding sequence ATGGCGCAGAAAGGAGTTCAGCTGGACAGAGAAACCTTCTCTTGTTCCATCTGTCTGGATCTACTGAAGGATCCGGTGGCTACTCCCTGTGGACACAGCTACTGCATGAACTGTATTAAAACCCACTGGGATGAAGAGGACAAGAAGAAAGTCCACAGCTGCCCTCAGTGCAGGCAGACCTTCACACCGAGGCCTGTCCTGCTGAAAAACACCATGTTAGCAGTTTTAGTGGAGGAACTGAAGAAGACTGGACTccaagctgctcctgctgatcacTGCTATGCTGGACCTGAAGATGTGGCCTGTGATGTCTGCACTGGGAGGAAACTGAAAGCTCTCAAgtcctgtctggtgtgtgtCGTCTCTTATTGTGAGCAGAACGTTCAGCCTCATTATGATGTAGCTCAGttaaagaaacacaagctgGTGGACCCCTCCAACAAGCTCCAGGAGAACATCTGCTCTTGTGATGAGGTGACGAAGATGTTATGCCTAGACCACAACACTGTCGCAGCTGCAGCACAGAggactgagaggcagagagagctggaggtgagtcgacaaaacatccagcagagaatccaggacagagagaaagatgtgaagctgcttcaacaggaggtggaggctaTCAATCGCTCTGCTAATACAGCAGtggaggacagtgaggagatcTTCGCTGAGCTGATCCGTCTGATGGAGAAAAGATGCTCTGATGTGAAGTAG